From the genome of Kluyveromyces lactis strain NRRL Y-1140 chromosome F complete sequence:
GCATCAATTTTGTTGTACACGTAGAGGCATTTGATATAATTTCTATGCTGTTCGTTAAGAGTATCAATGAAGTCATCAATGGTACATTGGTCATCACGCACTAAGACATCAGCATTATGAATACGATAATCCCTAAGAATTAACTTGATGGCATCCTCAGTTAAATTGGATTTCGATGGGGATGTAAATGTGATCTTTATACCACCggtttctttctttttgaagtAAATGTTCGGCTTCTCTTTATTCAAACGGATTCCAACTGCCtctaattctttttccaaTGATTCCCTTTGATGCGCACCCTTCGTAGCATCAAGAACCATCAAGATTAAATCAGCTGTTCTTGCCGTGGACACCACTTGTCTACCACGACCTTTGCCCTGAGAAGCACCATAAATAATACCTGGTAGATCCACCACTTGAATCTCGGCCCCCTGGTACTTCAATACACCTGGGACGGACGTTAATGTTGTAAAAGCATAGTGTGCAATTTCAGACTTTGTGGATGTAATCTTACCCAATAAAGATGACTTACCAACGGATGGATAACCAATCAAAACGACACGAGCATCGCCAGATTTTGCAACCTCGAAGCCCGATCCACCGCCAGAACCACCACTACCTGCCTCATCTGCCAAAAGTTGTTGTCTGTATCTAGCTAGCTTACCCTTCAATAAACCCAAATGATGCTCTGTAGCTTTATTCTTTTGGGTACGGGCCATCTCTTCTTCGATGGCCTTGATCTTATCTATAACACCCATGGTTGTTGTTTTATTATGTATAAATCACCGATTCTTCCACCTCTATTTGTCAGGAGCAACGCTACTAAACTTCACTCAGATAATATTCTGACAGTCTGACAATATTTAATTTGGTATTGCCCTAAACCCTAACACTTTGTTTGGGACTAAAAGTTGAAAGCTTCTCTCAATTCATGCGATGCCTTTCTGGTTCTAGTCGAAGCTAGTTTTTTCTGTCAAAGACAAATACTGGAAATTGGTTAAATGTAAAGATAAAAATACAGAAATGTTGAATAGGATAGATAGGATGCTATTAGGAACCTAcatttggttcttttgTAGCTAGTAAAGTACTTAAAGCAGGTTTATGAGGCCATTGAAATCATAAGTGGCTTACACAGCTTAATTTTAGCCATTTGAAACAGACATAACACCCTTACATTACATATTAATTCGACATGTTTTTCCAATTACATGTCAACCAccatgaaaaaaaaaggaaaacaaaagttTGAATCTGAACCTTTTCTATTGCCGTGAAAACAATGAACAAAGCAGACAGATAACCTTGATAAAAGCCAAGCAAATCCAGCATATATCTTAATACGTTGAGCATCACAAGCAAAATTGCTTGACTTTGTGTTTTTGTCTTTCCTCTCCTGGACCAATAAATATCGAATAAAAGATGTCATATCACCAACCTTCAATTCCCTCCATTGATGCAAATAGTAACACGAACGGGTTTTACCAGCCATCACAACAGTATTCGTTCCCTCAAGGATCTATGGCTTTTGGAAATGGGATGCAGGGATCTGGCATGGATTTCGGTGGCAGTAAACCTAGTGGTACGCCAGCTAATTTCACAAATGAGCAGTTGACACCAGGTCTTTTTAATGCCTTATCTACCCGTGGGTATTCATTCGAACCTTCTTTGCTTGAAGAATTGGGAATCAATTTCAACCGTATAATTGCTAAGACAAAATTTGTGTTAGTACCGCTTTCTCACAAAGGTTTATCGAAAGAAATCCAGGAGGATTCCGATCTTGCTGGGCCCATTATCTTTTGGTTAATGTTCGGAATATTATTACTTACAGCAGGGAAAGTACATTTTGGCTACATTTATGGTGTTGCATTGTTTGGTTCTCTGTCACTACATACACTTCTCAAATACATGAGTGATGGTGCCCATCAACTGCAACAACAAGCTTCTGCTGCTGGACCATCCTCCTCCGGAATCTCGTATCTGAGAAGTGCATCGATTTTGGGTTATGCTTTCCTACCACTCTGTGTGTTGGCCTCACTTGGTGTATTTGCGAACCTCAACAACACATTTGGATACATTCTAGGACTATTGACTGTTCTGTGGTCAACCTGGTCCTCATCTGGACTATTCACTGTATCATTGGATCTTCACAACGTCAGAATCCTAATAGCCTACCCACTGCTAATCTTCTACAGTGTATTTGCTCTCATGGCAATCTTCgtataaaataaaatgacAAGAATTGACATGTAATGACTTCTTACATCTTTCTGGTCCCATTCGCAAGATAAATATGACTACATACTCACTAGCATGAAATAGattattatcaatatcttcaaattgatcCAGACTCGGCAGTTTCCCTTAATAGTGAGACAAGAATGCAAGGGTCGACGAGGTAGTGCTGATATTTGGATTGGTAATCAAAGGTTGCAGACAGTTGCATCTTCCTAATAATGAGgttttgtctttcttcCGTTATTCGAATATGGGAATAAATTAGTACGACTGTTTCAGAAAGTACCTTGACAGTTAAATGAGCATATTTAAATGAGAGCTTTGATAGTACAACAATATGCTTTTTGCGaacaataataacaaagaCTGCCACCGCCAGCACTTGATATCATTAGTAATGAGTCGGAAATAAGAGAGAACCAATTTCCGTCTGCATGTATAAATAGGAACCGTTACATCAAGTATGGTTTTCGGGATTTCGGTTAGTGTCAGATACAAACATATGGAGCATACAATAAGCATAAAAGACGCAGGAATACAGTGGCACATACATCGTAAAAACTTATTATGAGCAAGGAGATTAATGATTTGGTAATCATTGGAGGCAGTTATGCCGGCATGTCAGCAGCACTTCAATTAGTTCGTGCTAGACGGAAAGTGGTGATCATCGATGAAGGtataagaagaaacagatttgCAAAAGAGTCGCATGGATTCTTGGGCAGTGACGGTGCGAGCCCTAATGAGATAGCAGCTACAGCACGTGGacaattgttgaaatacCCAACATTACAATGGATCGATGGCCGTGCTATTAGTGTTGAAGGAACGAAAGACAATTTCGTCATCACCACTGCAGATAAGCAGGAATACCGTGCTTCCAGGATCTTGCTAGCAACTGGCATCCAAGACTGCTTGTCGGATATCGAAGGGCTCGAGGAAAGATGGGGTAAGTCTGTTTTTCATTGCCCATACTGCCACGGGTACGAATTGAATCAGGGAAACATTGCAGTAATTGCCACGTCTCCGATGTCAATTCACCAAGGGTTGTTGTTGCCAGAGTGGGGCACAATAACATTCTATACCAATGGTACCAAGTTCGGAGATGATATGCTCAATGCGTTGGAATCGAAATCTATGAACGTTGTCCACGGTATCGTtcagaaaattgaaaatgagGCAGACGTTATCCTGGAAGACGgttcaaaagaatcattCACTGGGATCTTTGTTTCCACTACCGTTAAACCGACCGCTGATGAGTTAATCAATCATTTAGGCTGTGATATGTTAACGAACCCCTTGGGATCTATCGTGAAGACGGATGAGAAGAAGCAATCATCAAAACCGGGGGTTTACGCATGCGGTGACGTTGGTGTATTTCCGAGCACCGTTGCCTTAGCAGTAGGTGACGGTACACTAGCAGGATTCAACATTCACCGCTGCTTATTGGGGATGTGAATTATGTTTCACGTGAATTGCTTCTGCCATGCGGTACAATTTTAAATATAATTCAACATCGCACTATGGTTGTGTGGCCGAGCGGTCTAAGGCGCCTGATTCAAGATACCTATCTTAACCAACCTTACAGTTGGGAACACTCAGGTATCGTAAGATGCAAGAGTTCGAATCTCTTCGCAACcattaatttttttttagtcctttcaaactttttttttatgtaTTCTGCAGTATGTTCAACCATAATAGCATTAATCATAGCTTCCTGTATTTGTGAAATATTCCGCCGGGCTGGAAATCAACTCATTCATTCATCATACCTAAGGAAACGTCACATCATCAGTCGCACTCTGTTGGATAAGGTGACGCGTAAAACAGAAATTGCAATTACAAATTGTAAATTTTAATATATTCTAAAATGTACGCGTATTACTGTAGTATCCACGTAGTAATCTCGAAACATAAAAGCCATAAAATCAGGTGTCATTTACGCGTTTGTTTACATTTGCAATGTTTACTAAACACTACATTACACCATACTTCCCCGTCATATGCCGAAGCCACCCCCTTAACTGGCATGATCATTACTCAAAGGCAATTAGGGATGTGTGTATTGCCTCAAACCAAAGCAAATACGTTTAGGTTTTAGTTGTACAACGGTTTGAAACTTGTGGTATTATGTCACCTCGTATAGCGCACCCTCTTCCCGAGAAACACCTAACTCTACTCCCAATACCAGTAGTGTATTGACGGTTTCTTATACAACCATTTACATAATGAGGCCCATTTTATATTCATGCATCGGCCGCAGCTGAAAGATGGTAATAGCAGATATACTCGTAGTagctgctgctgcagcAGCTGCTGCTACTACCACTGTAAGTTTGCTGGCTATTCCTACTCTTCCTGCCCCTAATTCCTGCCCTTATCCTATTCACAAACGCGAAACGCGAAACGAATTAATTAATTTTATTTAATTTTATTCAGATTTCATCTGACCCTACAATTTGcaattttggttttggttttccTTCTACAGTAGATACCGTAATCCATTGTCAGAAGATACGGAAATGAGAAAAATTTTCCTCCGTCAGAACAAGAAAGGCCTGCAGCCTGTAGTTTGCGAGGCAGATCAGATCAGATGAGGGCAGGAGAAGTCTGATTAGCTGTGGGTCGTTCCTTTCTTTTTAGGTTATCGAGAAGTAGTATATAAGAGTATTAAAATATGCCGAAAGATTCTTGGATCCTGAGTGTCGAGTGGCATCGCATGATGTGTTATCAGAATAAACTTTGTATGATTTAATATAAGATAgattcctttttttttcactgatAAAAAGTGTTTAGAGTAAAAGCATCGTAGAATCATCGCTTCTCTTCtgatattatatatatagaagaaagaacaaggaAATATCTTCAAGACAGCTGGTACCCTTTTTCTGTCTCGATTCAAATTTTAAGCTTACAACACGTACGGCTATATCACTAAGACTAACATAAGATCAAGTGAATGTCACCTATAATGAAGGAAACTCCATCAAAAGCAGCCGCAAGCGCACTTTCAGATTTAGAACTTGGCGAAGCCAAGAAGGATTTAGGATCCCAGTTAGGAGCTGTTAAAGAAGAGACTGCTGctgatattgatatcaagaTTGCCAAGGCTGTAGAAGAACACAAGAAGTTTATCAAATCTCACCATGTGCATCGTCATAAATTGAAGGCACTAGAGAAGGATGAGCCTTTGCTAGTTGAGAATAAGCGTCGTTTTGTTCTCTTCCCAATCAAGTACCATGAGATTTGGGAAGCATATAAGAGGGCCGAAGCGTCTTTCTGGACTGCAGAAGAAATCGATTTGTCCAAGGATTTGCACGATTGGAACAACAGAATGAATGAGAACGAAAGGTTTTTTATCTCTAGAATTTTGGCGTTCTTCGCTGCCTCGGATGGTATCGTTAACGAAAACTTGGTGGAGAACTTCTCAGCTGAAGTGCAAGCACCAGAAGCGAAATGTTTCTATGGGTTCCAAATTATGATGGAGAATATCCATTCAGAGACTTATTCCTTGTTGATTGATACCTATATTAAGGATCCAAAGGAAAGTGagtttttgttcaatgctATCGAAACTATCCCAcaaattaaagaaaaggCTGAATGGGCTATCAGATGGATTCAAGATGATGATGCCTTGTTTGGTGAAAGATTGGTTGCTTTCGCTGCTGTGGAAGGTGTGTTCTTCTCCGGTTCCTTTGCTGCTATCTTCtggttgaagaagaagggGTTAATGCCTGGTTTGACTTTCTCTAACGAGTTGATCTGTAGAGATGAAGGTCTACATACAGACTTTGCCTGTCTACTCTTTGCccatttgaagaataaacCAAATCCAGAAATTGTGGAAAAGATCATTACAGAAGCTGtcgaaattgaaaagagataCTTCATGGATGCTCTACCCGTTTCTCTATTGGGTATGAACGCAGACTTAATGAACCAATACGTGGAATTTGTCGCCGACAGATTATTGGTCGCCTTGGGTaacaagaaatatttcaatgtcACCAACCCATTCGATTTCATGGAAAATATCTCCTTGGCTGGTAAGACCAACTTTTTCGAAAAGAGAGTCTCCGATTACCAAAAGGCTGGTGTCATCGCTAAGTCTTCCAATACCGAAGCCCAGGATGGTGCTTTTgcatttgatgaagatttctAAATCTTGTTTGTTACGGAATCTTTTCTATCTCTTCTATCCCATGCGGAATATCTTTGTCTTCCTTTCTCTTACGTATATCATTTTATCATATAAGGTTTTTAGTTTACTCTTTTCATATAACTCACTAATGTTAATACTTTAATGCACTACTCCTCGCAATCATCTCTTCCGTTAGGAATATGCTACGGTACTGATTATAACTACAGCTCATCTTCAATCAATTTGGATCTGGTAGTTCGTCTGTTCCTTGTAAATAGTTATTATGTCAAATAACACatagaaaaagagaatgatAGCAATCAGTTTTTCGCAGTGAATGAAGGTAAAAATGCAGCGGGGAGAGACGCAACCTCAAACTGTAAGGACTGTTCATTGCTAGCTTTGGGATATGTCCAAACGATACTTGGATGATGTGTTATCACCTGACACTGGAACTAGCGATAGTGACTCTTCTATCGAAAATCTAAATGCTGATAATTATAGAATAGACATCGTTAATGACAATGCAAGACGCGATGACATTGATAGAATACAGAGTTCAAATCTTAACCATGAGCCGCCGTATAATCTAGAAGGTGTATTTGCAATAGATGATGACGAACATGGTGACGAAATGGTACGAAAGGACTCAGATCGCAGGCAGGACATAACagaagataatgatgattCTTTCGTTCCCGATATAACTACACCTCCAAGAGAACGCAAGCGCGTACGATTCGGCATCAATGAAAAGGGTGGcgatgaagaattcaatAATGTCAGCCCATGGGATTTCAAGCGGCTGATACGGAAGTTTTACAAAGAACAGTTGCCAGATACATACCAGAtaagaaattggaaaagacCTTCAAAGGATATGTTAACCAATTTCATCGATTTGattgaaaacaatataGAATTGGCCTCTGAGGAAGTATTCAAGCAATACCACcaagaattgaatcaaTTATATCCTGATAGCGAAGAACAGGCTAAGTTGAAGGATAGCCTTGAGAATAAAGTTTTCGATACCACATATAATATAAAGAAGAGGTTAAAGAGGACAAAAGTACCATCAAAAATCTGGGTGGATAACTTGAATATGGAATATATCTATGCGAAAGGTGAAtcaatcaagaaaagatacAAGTCAGAATTGGACAGAGCTGAGGCAATTGAGAGGCAATTGattagagaagaagaacatcTAAAATCTCTGCAAGAAAAAGGTGAAACTCAGGCCaaaaaacgaaaacaaGTCTTGAGTAAGGAATTATCCGAGCTTTCAAAAACCATGCATCCATCATTATCAGTAGCGTTGTCGAACACTTTTGGTTTGATAAAAGACGATAAAATGTCAAACGAGATCTATCAGCAAGATAAAATAGATTTCAATCTAAAACTTAAGACTGATTTCTCAAAACCTCTCATAtctgaaaaggaagagaaCTCCCTTAACGGTTTAACGAATGCAATGGATAATAATAGAGAACttgttaatgaaatctTTGGGAAAATATCGGCCCTTTTACAACCAAAAAAGAACAGCAATGAGTAGGATAAAGTGACAAGTAAATATACATTCACTGTTTTGTAACATTTAAGAGCTATATtgtaataataataataataataataataataataataataataataaccaCAATCGACAACTGACGATAACTACGGCAGGATGGGCCTCTACAATGCAGATCTCTCCTTTCGATAAGTAAGCGTGCGGTTTCTGATTAAATAGTGTGTCAGTCGTCCCTTTTTACAATTGTAGAGCAAGCACCGCTAAGTTGAAAACCAACAAGGCTGCAATCAATAAACTAGAAGTTAAAGCTGTTACATAGCCTCGATGGCTGATGTTAGGGAGCGTACCATCGTGTATCTTCCCTTTTATAGCTAATTATTATCGAAGTGTTTAGTCACATCACTGTATACGCAATAGTATGAGCAGGCCTTGTCTAGAAGAAACTGTGTAATTTGACAAATTCATGAAACCCTCGTTTTAAAGATATGCAATAACAAATCTTGTAATCAATGGATATGATCAATATCGAGGCCAATTAGTAGCGACTCAGGTTTCTCTATACCAGGCTTCAGCAACCGATGAGAGGTGcttcaaagaagagttCTGGTTCAGCAAGTTCCAGCAAATCCCGTGGCAATGCTGCTTTCAATGGAACATCCAGTTCATTTTATGAAACTGCTTCCGTGAAGAAGAGTTTTGACGAAAGGCAGGACTTTTTGCTGGTGAACGGTATTGGTAATCGTGCCATCGTTACTATAACTTCTGGTGTTAAGTATGAGGGTTTAGTAGCTGCTTGGAACCCTCACTCATCTGGTAAGGGAATTGGTGTGGTTTTAAAGTATCCGAAGGTTCTAGATAAAGGTTTCGATGAGTCGGATATCAATGCTCTTTCGGCAGAATTAAGTGAAACGTTAACCATAGAACCTAAAGATGTTGCTGGAGTTAAACTATTTGATGTTAGCTTAGATTCGGATCCATTGGCAGCAAAGGAGGAGGAATCGAACCCTGTTGAATCAGGGAAACAGGCCGCAGAAGGCGAGACCTCACAAAAGGATGCATTCAAGACGGACACTGCTATTTCTGGAGCTCCAAAGGAACTGAAGGAACGTGAATTGCAAAAATGGAGCCCTGATGAATCAGAAAGCTTTCCATTGAATAATACTTCTTTAGAGGACGACAATGGTACCTGGGATCAGTTTGCTGTtaacgaaaagaaattcGGGATAAAGCCATCCTTTGATGAACATTTTTACACAACAAGAATCAATAAGGAGGATCCTGAGtatcagaagaagctaaACGAGGCTGAAAGAATTGCaaaggaaattgaatcTCAAGGTGCTAGTGGTAATGTTCACATTGATGAGGATAGAAACATTAAATATGATGATTCTGGACTGGATGAGGAGGACAAATATTCCGGTGTCGATCGTAGGGGAGACGAATTACTTGCTCAATTGAAACTAAATGCCAAGCCAGAGGCTAAAGGTGTTAGATACGTTCCTCCCTCTCTAAGAAGCCAGCCACATCATGCGGATCCTGCTATATTGTCAACTACTGGAAAGTCAAAGACTTCCACTAGAAGCGAGATCGCTGACTTGAAGAGCTTTTCtgagaaattcaaaattccTTATGATATGCCTGATGAAGTAAAAACTATTTTAAAGAAGGATGATCAACATGTGAAGGAGAAGGAGGAACAGCCACCTTCCAGTGCCTCCGCTGTGTCAACTACAGCTTCGACTCCATCTCCTGCGCCAAAGACTTCAAGTACCCTGAAATCCAATCCATCATTACCTCCTAAACCAGCCTCTCAACCTCCAACCACCCCAACTTTGGCAAATGCTTCTGGCGGCAAGGGTTCTAACAGATCCTCCAAAGCGGGAACTCCAGCATTGGGCAAAATTGAAGTTAGAAGAGGATCTCAAAACAAATTCAACGGTAGTGGAAAGACTCCAATTGCATCTCCATCTATGGCTAGGGCAGAGACATTTGGTAGAAGACGCCAACgtaatttctttgatgaagGGAAGCCAAAatgtttgaagaaggaCTTGAACAAAAACTTTAATATGTTCTTAAAGGCAAAAGAAGCACATGAATCCAAGGGAAAAGATTCTGAAGGCAAGAATTTGGAAcgtttcttcatcgaaaaaCCATATTTCACCTCTCCTACATGGGTGAGTACTGTCGATCAGTCATACAAAAGCCTGTTCCCGGATGAGAGAACTGcaattcaaagaactcAAATGAGATTGCAGCAACGCAGCATCGACATGATGGCTCAAGGTATGGCTACAGGCCCTGGAGGCATGCCTATGGGTATGCCCGTTGGTGTACCAACAGGTGGACCTCCTTTCATGGGTGGCCATCCGGGTGCAACAGCAGGATCACATGGAGGGATGTTTATGCCCTTCCAACCACAACCAATGTTCTACCCACCTATGGGCGGACAAATGATGCCAATGATGAACAGCAGAAATGACACAAGAAATGGATCGGGAGCTAACAGTCAGTCTTCATCTCCACCGGCAACTACGGGATTTATGAATGGAGTACCCATGAACGTTCCCTACGGTTACCCCATGAGATATCAGACGATGGGAGGTCCACCActtcaacaacagcaacacCAGCAAAAGCAATTCCATCAGAACCATACCAGAAATTACAGACAGCATAACGATAGT
Proteins encoded in this window:
- the RBG2 gene encoding Rbg2p (highly similar to uniprot|P53295 Saccharomyces cerevisiae YGR173W); protein product: MGVIDKIKAIEEEMARTQKNKATEHHLGLLKGKLARYRQQLLADEAGSGGSGGGSGFEVAKSGDARVVLIGYPSVGKSSLLGKITSTKSEIAHYAFTTLTSVPGVLKYQGAEIQVVDLPGIIYGASQGKGRGRQVVSTARTADLILMVLDATKGAHQRESLEKELEAVGIRLNKEKPNIYFKKKETGGIKITFTSPSKSNLTEDAIKLILRDYRIHNADVLVRDDQCTIDDFIDTLNEQHRNYIKCLYVYNKIDAVSLEEADRLAREPNTVVMSCEDDLGLDDVVDEIWYQLNLNRVYTKKRGIKPDFSDPLVVRSNSSIGDLCHNIHRDFKDKFKYALVWGSSAKHSPQKCGLNHKIQDEDVVSLFTK
- the YIP1 gene encoding transporter YIP1 (similar to uniprot|P53039 Saccharomyces cerevisiae YGR172C YIP1 Golgi integral membrane protein binds to the transport GTPases Ypt1p and Ypt31p), whose protein sequence is MSYHQPSIPSIDANSNTNGFYQPSQQYSFPQGSMAFGNGMQGSGMDFGGSKPSGTPANFTNEQLTPGLFNALSTRGYSFEPSLLEELGINFNRIIAKTKFVLVPLSHKGLSKEIQEDSDLAGPIIFWLMFGILLLTAGKVHFGYIYGVALFGSLSLHTLLKYMSDGAHQLQQQASAAGPSSSGISYLRSASILGYAFLPLCVLASLGVFANLNNTFGYILGLLTVLWSTWSSSGLFTVSLDLHNVRILIAYPLLIFYSVFALMAIFV
- a CDS encoding NAD(P)/FAD-dependent oxidoreductase (weakly similar to uniprot|P29509 Saccharomyces cerevisiae YDR353W TRR1 Thioredoxin reductase), with translation MSKEINDLVIIGGSYAGMSAALQLVRARRKVVIIDEGIRRNRFAKESHGFLGSDGASPNEIAATARGQLLKYPTLQWIDGRAISVEGTKDNFVITTADKQEYRASRILLATGIQDCLSDIEGLEERWGKSVFHCPYCHGYELNQGNIAVIATSPMSIHQGLLLPEWGTITFYTNGTKFGDDMLNALESKSMNVVHGIVQKIENEADVILEDGSKESFTGIFVSTTVKPTADELINHLGCDMLTNPLGSIVKTDEKKQSSKPGVYACGDVGVFPSTVALAVGDGTLAGFNIHRCLLGM
- the RNR4 gene encoding ribonucleotide-diphosphate reductase subunit RNR4 (highly similar to uniprot|P09938 Saccharomyces cerevisiae YJL026W RNR2 Ribonucleotide-diphosphate reductase (RNR) small subunit the RNR complex catalyzes the rate-limiting step in dNTP synthesis and is regulated by DNA replication and DNA damage checkpoint pathways via localization of the small subunits); amino-acid sequence: MSPIMKETPSKAAASALSDLELGEAKKDLGSQLGAVKEETAADIDIKIAKAVEEHKKFIKSHHVHRHKLKALEKDEPLLVENKRRFVLFPIKYHEIWEAYKRAEASFWTAEEIDLSKDLHDWNNRMNENERFFISRILAFFAASDGIVNENLVENFSAEVQAPEAKCFYGFQIMMENIHSETYSLLIDTYIKDPKESEFLFNAIETIPQIKEKAEWAIRWIQDDDALFGERLVAFAAVEGVFFSGSFAAIFWLKKKGLMPGLTFSNELICRDEGLHTDFACLLFAHLKNKPNPEIVEKIITEAVEIEKRYFMDALPVSLLGMNADLMNQYVEFVADRLLVALGNKKYFNVTNPFDFMENISLAGKTNFFEKRVSDYQKAGVIAKSSNTEAQDGAFAFDEDF
- the OKP1 gene encoding Okp1p (some similarities with uniprot|P53298 Saccharomyces cerevisiae YGR179C OKP1 Outer kinetochore protein required for accurate mitotic chromosome segregation forms a complex with Mcm21p and Okp1p that binds to centromeres via the CBF3 complex); this encodes MSKRYLDDVLSPDTGTSDSDSSIENLNADNYRIDIVNDNARRDDIDRIQSSNLNHEPPYNLEGVFAIDDDEHGDEMVRKDSDRRQDITEDNDDSFVPDITTPPRERKRVRFGINEKGGDEEFNNVSPWDFKRLIRKFYKEQLPDTYQIRNWKRPSKDMLTNFIDLIENNIELASEEVFKQYHQELNQLYPDSEEQAKLKDSLENKVFDTTYNIKKRLKRTKVPSKIWVDNLNMEYIYAKGESIKKRYKSELDRAEAIERQLIREEEHLKSLQEKGETQAKKRKQVLSKELSELSKTMHPSLSVALSNTFGLIKDDKMSNEIYQQDKIDFNLKLKTDFSKPLISEKEENSLNGLTNAMDNNRELVNEIFGKISALLQPKKNSNE
- the PBP1 gene encoding Pbp1p (similar to uniprot|P53297 Saccharomyces cerevisiae YGR178C PBP1 Protein interacting with poly(A)-binding protein Pab1p likely involved in control of the extent of mRNA polyadenylation) → MRGASKKSSGSASSSKSRGNAAFNGTSSSFYETASVKKSFDERQDFLLVNGIGNRAIVTITSGVKYEGLVAAWNPHSSGKGIGVVLKYPKVLDKGFDESDINALSAELSETLTIEPKDVAGVKLFDVSLDSDPLAAKEEESNPVESGKQAAEGETSQKDAFKTDTAISGAPKELKERELQKWSPDESESFPLNNTSLEDDNGTWDQFAVNEKKFGIKPSFDEHFYTTRINKEDPEYQKKLNEAERIAKEIESQGASGNVHIDEDRNIKYDDSGLDEEDKYSGVDRRGDELLAQLKLNAKPEAKGVRYVPPSLRSQPHHADPAILSTTGKSKTSTRSEIADLKSFSEKFKIPYDMPDEVKTILKKDDQHVKEKEEQPPSSASAVSTTASTPSPAPKTSSTLKSNPSLPPKPASQPPTTPTLANASGGKGSNRSSKAGTPALGKIEVRRGSQNKFNGSGKTPIASPSMARAETFGRRRQRNFFDEGKPKCLKKDLNKNFNMFLKAKEAHESKGKDSEGKNLERFFIEKPYFTSPTWVSTVDQSYKSLFPDERTAIQRTQMRLQQRSIDMMAQGMATGPGGMPMGMPVGVPTGGPPFMGGHPGATAGSHGGMFMPFQPQPMFYPPMGGQMMPMMNSRNDTRNGSGANSQSSSPPATTGFMNGVPMNVPYGYPMRYQTMGGPPLQQQQHQQKQFHQNHTRNYRQHNDSR